From one Micromonospora siamensis genomic stretch:
- a CDS encoding sensor histidine kinase, translated as MSTGPSTLPESGGPGQLSRRRGLPRLRDARIRTKLALILVVPIAAVIALATVRLVTVAAGAEDATRIRSMTAISIDVSRLAEDLHAERMAAVTFLADQRSSPDEYRRLFRATDERITTYRTGREGLDEPPAAVRDLLAEIDKRLDTLPDVRRQALGRQQSAAGDATERYADVLGELSRYGDALAQAAPEESGAESRRAVAAYGRARAAVAEQEAVAFSALSRGRLTEADYFAFVSTLAQRNDAQLTFSEAADQAQRDIVSRTVTGDPVRRADQVAADISRSIGKRPVAQAADAATAIGAVDALMRKAEVELQDRLLADAESARVDATRQAAVESVLVLVSLLVAITLAVVLARSLNFSLRRLREGALAVANHDLPEAVSRLQSMGSVGEGEVEEIVREVRDPIQITNRDEVGQVALAFNVVHREAVRVAAEQAALRTSVSTMFLNLARRSQTLVDRMIGELDAIERAEEDPKRLAQLFELDHLATRMRRNDENLLVLAGADTGSPRRDDALLVDVLRAAQSEVEQYNRIEFGSIDTDISIVANAVNDVVRLVAELLDNATRFSPPNTTVLADARRIRDYVLIQVEDRGLGLSDEQLDSLNRRLAAPPTVDVSAFRLMGLAVVSRLAGRYGIRVELRRNADGGTVAQVTLPNATVVLPADPGPEPLPTRNRPSLAAEPGPYASAGLGEAPVAGRTATLSDAWRTSVPAPAVWQGPADARELASDVRVGGTGPVSAAPFSAQPVSAQPMSGAPVSAQPMSAAPFSAQPMSGAPVSAQPMSAAPFSGPPMSGAPVSAAPFSAPSMSAAPVSAQPAAPDSGASLFTPSAGASGALPRRGAAEPLLSGGPTAGPAPVAATSPPPVPLPPVAPPPFPVAPPAPPAVAASAAPLIARPDRPADSPIFREMEAVWFRSHGNDATAIFTRPRFDEEPPALPQREPVPAPPVAAAPPVVPAPPVAAAPPVAPAPPPPPYVPPAAAPPAAVPVAPAEPSTPAPSPVGPAASVSEGLSVSAPPAYSAPEPAVNAEEPVAASASEPLVEPDAWRTAADDGWTRASKAAAPAAAGTTRSGLPKRVPQAQLVPGGIEEKGGRDRTRRTPDEVRGLLSAYHRGVQRGRTAGAELNSTPTKETTR; from the coding sequence GTGAGCACCGGACCTTCCACCCTGCCCGAAAGCGGTGGCCCCGGCCAGCTCAGCCGTCGTCGCGGGCTGCCCCGGCTGCGCGACGCCCGGATCCGGACGAAGCTGGCGCTGATCCTCGTCGTGCCGATCGCCGCGGTGATCGCGCTCGCCACGGTCCGCCTGGTGACCGTCGCGGCCGGCGCCGAGGACGCCACCCGGATCCGGTCGATGACCGCGATCTCCATCGACGTCTCCCGGCTGGCCGAGGACCTGCACGCCGAGCGGATGGCCGCCGTCACCTTTCTCGCCGACCAGCGCAGCAGCCCGGACGAGTACCGCAGGCTCTTCCGGGCGACCGACGAGCGGATCACCACGTACCGGACCGGACGCGAGGGGCTCGACGAGCCGCCCGCAGCCGTCCGGGACCTGCTCGCCGAGATCGACAAGCGGTTGGACACGCTGCCCGACGTCCGGCGGCAGGCGCTCGGCCGGCAGCAGTCGGCGGCCGGTGACGCGACCGAGCGGTACGCCGACGTGCTCGGCGAACTGAGCCGGTACGGCGACGCGCTGGCCCAGGCCGCCCCCGAGGAGAGCGGCGCCGAGAGCCGGCGAGCGGTGGCGGCGTACGGGCGGGCCCGGGCCGCGGTGGCCGAACAGGAGGCGGTCGCCTTCTCCGCACTGTCCCGGGGCCGGCTGACCGAGGCCGACTACTTCGCCTTCGTGTCGACCCTGGCCCAGCGCAACGACGCTCAGCTCACCTTCTCCGAGGCCGCCGACCAGGCGCAGCGCGACATCGTCTCCCGCACGGTGACCGGCGACCCGGTCCGTCGCGCCGACCAGGTCGCCGCCGACATCAGCCGCTCGATCGGCAAGCGGCCCGTGGCCCAGGCGGCCGACGCCGCCACCGCGATCGGCGCCGTCGACGCCCTGATGCGCAAGGCCGAGGTGGAGCTCCAGGACCGGCTGCTGGCCGACGCCGAGAGCGCCCGGGTCGACGCCACCCGGCAGGCCGCCGTCGAGTCGGTGCTGGTGCTGGTCAGCCTCCTCGTCGCGATCACCCTCGCGGTGGTGCTCGCCCGGTCGCTGAACTTCTCGCTGCGGCGACTGCGGGAGGGTGCCCTCGCGGTGGCGAACCACGACCTGCCCGAGGCGGTGAGCCGCCTGCAGAGCATGGGCAGCGTCGGCGAGGGTGAGGTCGAGGAGATCGTCCGCGAGGTACGCGACCCGATCCAGATCACCAACCGGGACGAGGTCGGCCAGGTCGCCCTCGCCTTCAACGTGGTGCACCGGGAGGCGGTCCGGGTCGCGGCCGAGCAGGCCGCGCTGCGTACCAGCGTCTCGACCATGTTCCTCAACCTGGCCCGCCGCAGCCAGACCCTGGTCGACCGGATGATCGGCGAACTGGACGCCATCGAGCGCGCCGAGGAGGACCCGAAGCGGCTCGCGCAGCTCTTCGAACTCGACCACCTGGCGACCCGGATGCGCCGCAACGACGAGAACCTGCTGGTGCTCGCCGGCGCCGACACCGGCTCACCCCGGCGCGACGACGCCCTCCTCGTGGACGTGCTGCGGGCCGCGCAGTCCGAGGTGGAGCAGTACAACCGGATCGAGTTCGGCAGCATCGACACGGACATCTCGATCGTGGCCAACGCGGTCAACGACGTGGTCCGGCTCGTGGCCGAGCTGCTCGACAACGCGACCCGGTTCTCCCCGCCGAACACCACCGTGCTCGCCGACGCCCGGCGGATCCGGGACTACGTGCTGATCCAGGTGGAGGACCGGGGTCTCGGGCTGAGCGACGAGCAGCTGGACTCGCTCAACCGCCGGCTGGCCGCCCCGCCGACCGTCGACGTCTCCGCGTTCCGGCTGATGGGTCTCGCCGTGGTGAGCCGGCTCGCCGGCCGGTACGGCATCCGGGTCGAGCTGCGGCGCAACGCCGACGGCGGCACGGTGGCACAGGTGACCCTGCCGAACGCCACGGTGGTGCTGCCGGCCGACCCCGGTCCGGAGCCGCTGCCGACCCGTAACCGGCCGTCGCTGGCCGCCGAGCCCGGCCCGTACGCCTCGGCAGGGCTCGGCGAGGCACCGGTCGCCGGCCGTACCGCGACGCTCTCCGACGCCTGGCGCACCTCGGTGCCGGCGCCGGCGGTCTGGCAGGGCCCGGCCGACGCGCGCGAACTCGCCTCCGACGTGCGGGTCGGTGGCACCGGCCCGGTGTCGGCCGCGCCCTTCTCCGCGCAGCCGGTGTCGGCGCAGCCGATGTCGGGTGCCCCGGTCTCGGCGCAGCCGATGTCCGCGGCGCCGTTCTCGGCGCAGCCCATGTCGGGTGCCCCGGTCTCGGCCCAGCCGATGTCCGCCGCGCCGTTCTCCGGGCCGCCGATGTCGGGGGCGCCGGTCTCCGCCGCGCCGTTCTCCGCGCCGTCGATGTCCGCTGCTCCGGTCTCGGCTCAGCCGGCGGCCCCGGACTCCGGCGCGTCGTTGTTCACCCCGAGCGCGGGGGCGTCGGGGGCGCTGCCCCGCCGGGGTGCGGCCGAGCCGCTGCTGTCCGGCGGTCCGACCGCCGGTCCGGCGCCGGTGGCCGCGACGTCGCCGCCCCCGGTCCCACTGCCGCCCGTCGCGCCGCCGCCGTTCCCGGTCGCCCCGCCGGCGCCGCCGGCGGTCGCCGCCTCCGCCGCACCGCTGATCGCCCGCCCGGACCGGCCGGCCGACTCGCCGATCTTCCGGGAGATGGAGGCGGTCTGGTTCCGGTCCCACGGCAACGACGCCACGGCCATCTTCACCCGGCCGCGCTTCGACGAGGAGCCGCCGGCCCTGCCGCAGCGGGAACCGGTCCCGGCGCCGCCGGTGGCCGCCGCGCCGCCGGTCGTACCCGCGCCGCCGGTGGCCGCCGCGCCGCCGGTCGCACCCGCGCCGCCTCCGCCGCCGTACGTCCCGCCCGCCGCGGCCCCGCCCGCCGCCGTCCCGGTGGCCCCGGCCGAGCCGTCGACGCCCGCGCCGTCGCCGGTCGGGCCGGCAGCGTCGGTGTCCGAGGGCCTGTCGGTGTCCGCTCCGCCCGCCTACTCGGCGCCGGAGCCGGCGGTGAACGCCGAGGAACCGGTCGCGGCGTCCGCATCCGAGCCGCTGGTCGAGCCGGACGCCTGGCGTACGGCGGCCGACGACGGCTGGACCCGGGCGTCGAAGGCGGCGGCTCCCGCCGCCGCCGGCACCACCCGGTCGGGGCTGCCCAAGCGGGTACCCCAGGCGCAACTGGTGCCCGGCGGCATCGAGGAGAAGGGTGGCCGGGACCGCACCCGGCGCACCCCCGACGAGGTACGCGGCCTGTTGTCGGCCTACCACCGTGGCGTGCAGCGCGGTCGGACGGCCGGGGCGGAACTGAACAGCACCCCCACCAAGGAGACGACTCGATGA